One segment of Toxotes jaculatrix isolate fToxJac2 chromosome 8, fToxJac2.pri, whole genome shotgun sequence DNA contains the following:
- the gem gene encoding GTP-binding protein GEM produces MLSSVRRHSLRLQSELHRWSICDPGSHLLPDSLLARVPACISRSKSCTSSAGESDGSRGSWSSSDSVISTDSAGDAAEPGRPYRVVLLGASGVGKTAFASIFAGAADSMDSDDCELCGDEMCEKMIEVDGEPATVTLLDTWDAETDSEWAHECYMQTGDAYLLLYSITDRASFLRASELRITLRRFRPAQHTPIILVGNKCDLVRRREVSVSEGRACAAVFDCKFIETSAAMQHNVWEAFHGIVRQLRLRRDSKEANKRRRHINSNTHRQSLPMKAKRFLDKVVAKNNPSVAFWLKSKSCHDLSVL; encoded by the exons ATGTTGTCCTCTGTGCGTCGGCACAGCCTGCGCCTGCAGTCCGAGCTCCACCGGTGGAGCATCTGCGACCCGGGCAGCCACCTGCTCCCGGACAGCCTCCTGGCCCGGGTTCCCGCCTGCATCTCCCGTTCCAAGTCGTGCACCAGCTCCGCCGGGGAGTCGGACGGCAGCCGCGGCAGCTGGTCTTCCTCAGACTCGGTCATCTCCACCGACTCCGCCGGAGACGCGGCGGAACCCGGGCGCCCGTATCGGGTGGTACTCTTAGGGGCCAGCGGAGTCGGTAAGACGGCCTTCGCCAGTATCTTCGCTGGGGCAGCAGACAGCATGGACAGTGATGACTGCGAGCTGTGCGGAG atgaaatgtgtgaaaagaTGATTGAAGTGGATGGAGAGCCTGCAACTGTAACTCTGCTGGACACATGGGATGCAGAg actgACAGTGAATGGGCTCATGAGTGCTACATGCAGACAGGTGACGCCTACCTGTTGCTGTACTCCATAACTGACCGGGCCTCGTTCCTGCGAGCTTCTGAGCTCCGGATAACTCTGCGCCGCTTCCGCCCTGCTCAGCACACACCAATCATACTGGTGGGGAACAAGTGTGACCTGGTGCGGCGCAGAGAGGTGTCCGTCAGTG AGGGCCgtgcctgtgctgctgtgtttgactgCAAGTTTATCGAAACCTCAGCTGCCATGCAGCACAACGTCTGGGAGGCCTTCCACGGCATAGTGCGACAGCTGCGCCTACGCAGAGACTCCAAGGAAGCCAACAAACGTCGCAGGCACATAAACTCTAACACGCACCGCCAAAGCCTCCCTATGAAGGCCAAACGTTTCCTCGACAAGGTGGTGGCAAAGAACAACCCCAGTGTGGCGTTCTGGCTAAAATCTAAGTCCTGCCATGACCTGTCTGTGCTGTAG